DNA from Streptomyces sp. Edi4:
TTCCGCGACAGGCGTGGTCACGTCTGGGTAACCTGCCTCCATCCGTGCAGGTGGGCTCAGGGGTGGGACCGGAAAAGCAAACCGTTCGGTATGTTCGGAACATTGACAAGGCAGAGCAATCAATAGCTCAGGGGGAGTTGTCTTGGATATCGGAGTGCTCGGTGACGTCCGGATAATGGACGGAGATCTCGGCTGGGGCCCCACGGCGCCGAAGCAGCAGCAGCTGCTCGCCACCCTCGCCCTCGCCGTCGGCCACGTGGTGACCATGTCGAGCCTGATCGACGAGCTCTGGTTCGGGGTGGTGCCGCCCCGCAGCGCGGTCACCGCCGTCCAGACGTACGTCATGAACCTGCGGGCCCTGATGACCTCGCGGTCCTCCCACGGCCGGCTCGACGCGAAGGACGTCCTGGTCACCTCGCGCGGCGGATACCGCCTCGACCTCGGCACCGGAACAGTCGACGCCGACCTCTTCGAGCGGGCCGTCGACGAGGGGTGCCAGTCGCTCAGCGAGGGTGACAACGCGGAGGCCGCCCGAGCCTTCCAGCGCGGCCTCGCCCTGTGGCGCGGCAGCGCCCCCCTGGACGGCGTGCCCCTTGGCCCGCGCCTGTCCCTGGAGGTCTCCCGCCTCGAAGAGCTCCGGCTCACCGCCCTGGAGGGCCGTATCGAGGCGGACATCCGCATCGGCCGCCACCGCCAAGTCCTCGGCGAACTGCGGTACTTAACCGAGAGCCACCCCCTGCACGAGGGTTTCCACGCCCAGCTCATGCTCGTCCTCCACCGCATCGGCCGCCGAGGCCAGGCCCTGGAGGCCTTCACCCGGTTGCGCACCGCCCTGCGCGAGGAACTCGGCATCGACCCGATGCCCGAACTGCGCGATCTGCAACGGGAGATCCTGCACGGCGCGAACGAGAACCGCTGGGCCGCGCAGGGCGCAGGCTGGGGCGCCGCCATGGTTGCGGTGGGTGGGGCGGGCTGACGGGTGTGTGGTTGGCGCCGCCTGGCACGCGCCGGGGGTGCCGCGCGCCGCACTCCTGACAGGCGTGAACTGCCTTACTACTTAAGGGGGTTGCGGTGCGTCGGTGGATGTCCCGGCATTTGTATGACTGATTCGGGTTTCTGTGGACAAGGGGTTTTCCACAGGGGTGGCGAGGGATCTCGAACCGCGAAACGCTCAGGGCATGCGAAACATGAGCGAACATGACGAATCCGAACCCCGTGAGGGCGGTCCGCGCGAGGGCGGTGCGCGGGAAGCCGGTGCGGCGCGTGAGGGTGGGCCGCGGGAAACCGGGGTGGCGCGTGAGGGTGGTGCGCGGGAAGCCGGTGCGGCGCGTGAGGGCGGGCTGCGTGAGGGTGGTGCGCACGAAACCGGTCCGCGGGACGCCGGTCCACGCGAAACCGGGGCGGCGCGTGCG
Protein-coding regions in this window:
- a CDS encoding AfsR/SARP family transcriptional regulator gives rise to the protein MDGDLGWGPTAPKQQQLLATLALAVGHVVTMSSLIDELWFGVVPPRSAVTAVQTYVMNLRALMTSRSSHGRLDAKDVLVTSRGGYRLDLGTGTVDADLFERAVDEGCQSLSEGDNAEAARAFQRGLALWRGSAPLDGVPLGPRLSLEVSRLEELRLTALEGRIEADIRIGRHRQVLGELRYLTESHPLHEGFHAQLMLVLHRIGRRGQALEAFTRLRTALREELGIDPMPELRDLQREILHGANENRWAAQGAGWGAAMVAVGGAG